The following coding sequences lie in one Isoptericola variabilis 225 genomic window:
- a CDS encoding helix-turn-helix domain-containing protein, with product MIQQTLVDAAGDDPAQGLRAVRSLRELADRLEALQVARARELGWSWQQIADELGVTKQAVNKKHGRR from the coding sequence ATGATCCAGCAGACGCTCGTCGACGCCGCCGGGGACGACCCCGCCCAGGGACTGCGTGCCGTCCGGTCGCTGCGCGAGCTCGCGGACCGGCTCGAGGCGCTCCAGGTCGCCCGGGCCCGCGAGCTCGGGTGGTCGTGGCAGCAGATCGCCGACGAGCTCGGCGTCACCAAGCAGGCGGTCAACAAGAAGCACGGCA
- the sucC gene encoding ADP-forming succinate--CoA ligase subunit beta → MDLFEYQARDIFEKHGVPVLGGVVATTPEEARAGAEKLGGGTVVVKAQVKTGGRGKAGGVKLAHSPEEAAEKAREILGMDIKGHTVHRVMIAQGAKIAEEYYFSVLLDRANRSYLAMCSVEGGMEIEQLAVERPEALAKVPVDPTVGIDAAKAAEIVEAAGFADDLKDAVADVIQKLWTVYKAEDATLVEVNPLVKTEDGQIVALDGKVSLDDNASFRHPEHEELEDTAAADPLEAKAKENDLNYVKLDGEVGIIGNGAGLVMSTLDVVAYAGEKHGGVKPANFLDIGGGASAAVMAAGLDVILSDPQVKSVFVNVFGGITACDAVANGIVQALEILGDKENKPLVVRLDGNNVEEGRRILTEANHPLVTLAETMDGGADKAAELANA, encoded by the coding sequence GTGGACCTGTTCGAATACCAGGCGCGCGACATCTTCGAGAAGCACGGCGTGCCCGTGCTGGGCGGGGTCGTCGCGACGACGCCCGAGGAGGCCCGCGCGGGCGCCGAGAAGCTCGGCGGCGGCACCGTGGTCGTCAAGGCCCAGGTCAAGACCGGCGGCCGTGGCAAGGCCGGCGGCGTGAAGCTGGCCCACTCGCCCGAGGAGGCGGCCGAGAAGGCGCGCGAGATCCTCGGCATGGACATCAAGGGCCACACGGTCCACCGCGTGATGATCGCGCAGGGCGCCAAGATCGCCGAGGAGTACTACTTCTCGGTGCTCCTGGACCGCGCGAACCGCTCCTACCTGGCGATGTGCTCGGTCGAGGGCGGCATGGAGATCGAGCAGCTCGCCGTCGAGCGCCCCGAGGCGCTCGCCAAGGTCCCGGTCGACCCGACCGTCGGCATCGACGCTGCCAAGGCCGCCGAGATCGTCGAGGCCGCGGGCTTCGCGGACGACCTCAAGGACGCCGTCGCCGACGTGATCCAGAAGCTGTGGACGGTCTACAAGGCCGAGGACGCCACGCTCGTCGAGGTCAACCCGCTGGTCAAGACGGAGGACGGCCAGATCGTCGCCCTCGACGGCAAGGTCTCGCTCGACGATAACGCGTCGTTCCGCCACCCCGAGCACGAGGAGCTCGAGGACACGGCCGCGGCCGACCCGCTCGAGGCCAAGGCCAAGGAGAACGACCTCAACTACGTCAAGCTCGACGGCGAGGTCGGCATCATCGGCAACGGCGCGGGCCTCGTCATGAGCACGCTCGACGTCGTCGCGTACGCCGGCGAGAAGCACGGCGGCGTCAAGCCGGCGAACTTCCTGGACATCGGCGGCGGCGCCTCGGCGGCCGTCATGGCGGCCGGCCTCGACGTCATCCTGTCCGACCCCCAGGTCAAGAGCGTCTTCGTCAACGTCTTCGGCGGGATCACCGCCTGCGACGCCGTCGCGAACGGCATCGTGCAGGCCCTCGAGATCCTGGGCGACAAGGAGAACAAGCCGCTCGTCGTGCGCCTCGACGGCAACAACGTCGAGGAGGGCCGCCGCATCCTCACCGAGGCGAACCACCCGCTCGTGACCCTGGCCGAGACCATGGACGGCGGGGCCGACAAGGCCGCCGAGCTGGCCAACGCCTGA